Part of the Pseudomonas sp. M30-35 genome is shown below.
CTTTATCACGACGCCAGCAACAATCGAGCTCAAGCTCTGCGCGGGAATGACGTTCGCCGCCTTCCATGGCAGTACACAGAGTAATGCAGGCAGGAAGGTTAGGCTCAGTAGCCAGGCCATCAGTGAACCAAGCGCGACAATGATGCCCAAGTGGGCAAATGGCGGCACGGCACTAAACAACAACGATAGAAAACCAATTGCCGTGGTGATACTGGTTAATGTCACTGCCCACCAGCACTCTACCAACACTTCTTTGACTGATTCGGTCCGGCTCAGGCCTGTGCGCCTTAAGCGCATCATGCCCGAGCAGATATGAATACAGTCACAGCACGCTATGGTCAGAATAATATTGGGAGCAACTACGCTGGGTGACGACAAAGGCACGCCCAGTAACGCAGCAATACCCAGTGCACTTGTGGTGCCAAGGGCTATGACGGCGAAGGTTACGAAAGCGCAGGCAGCTGAACGTAACACTAGAAAAATAACTGCAAGCAGTACCAGAACCATGCTTGGCAGTAATACCGTGCTGTCGGAAATACTCGCCTCAACAAAGGCATTATCGAGCGCAATTGAACCGGATAAACCAAGGTTCAATTCTGGGTTACTTTGCTTGAAGTTTTCAGCCAGTTTCTGCGCCGCGTGCATGGATTTCGCGGTTTGCTGAGAGGCTGTGTTTGGCGCAAAACGGAAGTTAACGGCGACTAAAGCTAACCGACCGTCTTGCGAAACCAGGCGACCAATCAGCAGCGGTTCATGCTTCGATGCTTGCTTCAATTTGTGCGCATCCGCAGCGGATAATGGGTCTCCGGTGCGCAGTAGTTGATCGATATTAATATCATCACCAACGGCTTGAACACGTTGGAAATTGGTCAGTGAATCAACCCGCTTTACATTGGGTAGGTTCCACGCCTGATCGGTCAATCTACTGATCGCGTCTAACGTGGCAGGATTGAATAAGTCGCCTTGTTGCGCCGAGATGACGAACAGCAAAGTGTCGTCACGACCATAGACTTGCTCGAATTTATCCAGCGCGATCAGGTCGGGGTTGTTACCCGCGAAGAAGACCCGGTTGTCGCCTCGAAAGGTCAGTTGCGACATAGCAGCACTAAGCGCGAGGGCAACTAACAATGATGCGGTCAACACCTTCCAAGGGTTGGCAGTCACCCAACCAGCGTAAGTATTTAACCACCTCATCATGGTTGCGTGAGGGCTGTTGCGATGTGGATTTTTGTCCACAGAGTTTCCGGTTTTCATTGCACATTGCCGTCCGTGGAATATGAAACGTTATTTGTCAGCAGTTTTAGTAGTACCAGGCGTAGCCGATCTTAAAATAGCTGTCGTTACGAAAGCCTTGCAGCGCCGGGTCCTTCTTGGCGTTTGCAGCTTTTATCAACGAAATGGAAAGTACGCCGTCGTTGAACATCCGGCGTGAAGCGCGTAGATCAATAAGGTTGGATTGCCACTCAAGGTCGTGCGTATTACGCAGTTCGAGCATGTACCCATTGAGGTCGTTAAGGCTGTAACGTGCCCCGGTAAATATGTCGCGTTGGAACGGTGTGATTGGCGCTTGGTCGGAGCGGTCGTCGTGGTAGAACTCGGCATACAGGGTCAGATCACCCATGCCCCCGAGCCACGTAGCAAAGTTGGTTTCGGCGCCGACTCCACCACCGAAAAATGAATCTTCAGCACCGTCCTGATAGATCACCTCAGACTTGAAAATGCTGTCGCCGTAGACGTATTGCGCCTCAAGCCCGGTTTGCTCGATGGTCTGGTAGTCGGCGGTAAACGCATAAACTCCGTTGCGATCGGCAAGGGCTTGGAGTACCGGTTCGCGGTTGTGCCCCTTGAACTGAGACACGGCGATATCAATGCTGTCGCCGAGGCGAAATTGATAACGTGCAGCAAAGTCAGGCGCCCAGCGGCCTCGTTCATAATGCTCATCGGTTATGGGAGCTGGAAGTATTCGTAAACGGTCCCTGCCCTCGCCAAATCGACGTTCACGTGCGTAGGTGGTGCCGTACAGGGATAGCACTGAATCATCGAGCTTAAACGCTGCCACGGCACCAGGCTGGCCGAGCTTTACCTTGCCTTGAAAGTCTTCAGCCATGTCCCTTTGGTTGATGATATCCACAGGGCTCCACGCTTCAAGCATGCCCCAAGTTTGTTTGAGTACACCAAATTTGTAGTCCGCTAAGTCAGTGCTTATCCACACTGATGCTTGGCGAATATCACCGGTAACCTTGTGCTGACGGTCAGGCGAAATTCGAGAGAATAATGAAAGGTCGTAACGATCTCCCGATTCAGACTCAGCGGCCAAACTGAGGTCTGCGTAGCCTGAACCGAGCACATCGCGGCTGCTTTGATTTTGGTACAGCGGCTCGTCAGAGTAGAGGGTCGTATCAACCCCAACAGAGCCGCGCACGCTTGCGCCGTGCGCGGGCAGCAGGGTTGAGATCGCCAACACGCCAAGCCAGGTGGTGGGTATGCGCTTGTTCATCAGCGTGACCAGAACGCCATTCGACGTTCTGACATGTCAGACTCTTTAAGACCCGTTTTGAATGTGTAATCGACCCATTTGATTTCAGACACGGAGTTGTCGCGCAGATTGGTCATGACGATCCGGCCCGGGCGCCAGTATTTGCCCTGGTATTGCTGGTAGTCGTAAAAATCGAGGCGTTTTAGTTCGCGCCCGGCTTTATCGAAATAAACAACGTTCTGCGGTTTCCAAATACGTGGGTCAATGGTTTCTACTAGTTTCGAGTAGCCAGAGTATTGGTACTTGGGAATATTGGCGATGGTATGGCAAGTGGTTTTTGGCTCGCCACAAGGCTCATCCTGCAAAAATTTATAGGTGTAGCTGTTCAGCTCCCATGTGGCGATGTCCTCGTAGGAGAATTCAGAACCGCCAAAAGAGCCGGTCTTGTCGCGTGAGGCGAGGCGCTTCACTCGATTCAGTGCCGGTAAAAAAATCCACTGATCATCCGGCGCATCGGGGTTGTTGTAGGTCAGCGAGACAAAGCCTGCGAGGTCGCGTGGGGTTTGAAATACCACCAAGCGTTTGTCGCCTGCGTCAGCCGATTCGAGGGTGTACATTTGAAAACTACGCTCGGCAGCAGCGCCACCCGCGCGCTTAGTGGTCATGTACCCAGCGGCTTTGTAGTCGACAAAACCTGAATCATTGTCATGAATCTTATTGGCAATCTCGGTACCCCGTTCAAAGGCATCAGGGCTTGCTTCAGTTTGGCCAAGCGCCTGGCTGCTGGCTGCGAGGGATAGGCTTAGGGCGAGCAGGGTTTGCAACAGTCGATTGTTCATTTGCGGCTTCCTTGTCTGTGGATAACTTAGCGATTGTTAGGCGCTGTACAGGCGTCTTCGACCAACAGGTCGAGGGTGTGGGCGAACATCGTTTCGTCGTGGTCGTGGCTGATAAAACAGCGCAGACGTGCGGCTTCGCGGGGCACCACCGGGTGCATCACCGCATGGGCGATGATTCCGTTGTTGAGCAGTTTTGACATCAGCTCCAAGGCTCGCTCGTCCTTGATCATCAGCGGCACAATAGGCACACCGGCCAGCGAGGAGCGGCAATCAAGCCCGCGTTCCTCGGCCATTTCCTTGAAGCGTTGTGCGTTGTACTGCAGGCGCTTTACGCGCTCGGGCTCAGCTCTGGCCAGGCTTACAGCAGCCAGAGCCGCCGCGGTATTAGCTGGGCTAATACCCGTGCTGTAGAGCAACAGCCCTGGACAAAAGTAATGCAGCAATTCGATAAGCTGCTTTTTACCGGCGACAAAACCACCGCAACTGGCAAAGCTTTTTGACAGCGTGCCGATGATCAGGTCGACCTCTGCGGTGTCCATTGCAAAGTGCTCGCAAACGCCGCGCCCGGTTTTACCGACAGTGCCGATCGAGTGCGCTTCATCAATCATCAACCAGGCGCCATGCTTTTTCTTGAGCGCAACAACACCGGGTAAATCAACCAGATCACCGTCCATGCTGTAGGCGCCTTCAACCAAAATCAGCGCGCGACGATAGTGCTTACGGTTTTCGCTCAACAGACGATCAAGTGCGGCCATGTCATTGTGAGCAAAGGCTATACGCCGGGCACCGGACATGACCGAGCCCATGATTGCGCTGTTGTGCATGTACTCGTCATGGATGATCAGGTCCTGTTTATCGAGCAGGTAACCAATCACCGAAACGTTGGCACTGTAGCCGCCAACGCCGACACTGACGGCTTCGAAACCGGTGAACTCTGCTAGCTCATGTTCGAGTTGGGTGTGCAGTTCAATTTCGCCGCCGACCATCCTGGCCGCGCCGGCATGACAGCCGTATTGATCAATCGCGTCATGCGCAGCGGCCTTCACTCGTGGATCATGGGAAAGGCCGAGGTAGTTGTAGTTGGAGAAAGTGACGTAGTCGCTGCCTGCAATTTGCAGGTTGCTGGACACCTCTCCACTGCGTGCCAGGAAGTAAGGGTTGCTGATTGCGTTGTTGTCGCTGTAGAGCGATTTAATACCCTCCACTAATGCATATTCTGGGTACTTGCTTGCATCGGGTGCGTGCACGTCTTGGTCGACGACAGGCTCGGAAGCGTTGATACGGATACCTGAGCGAACCTTCGCCAGTAGAGACTCAATGTTTGTATTTACATTGTTGTTCATAATTTAATCCATTAAATATCAGGTGTTTATGCATTTTTATGGGTGGAGACGATGTGGGTTAGTGCGCGCTCAGCAAGTTTTGCAATGGTCGCGGCACCGAGCAGTTCAATGACTGAATAGCTGACACCGAGCTTTTGTTCGAGCTGTAGCTTGATGTCGCCTGAACTCAATGAATCAACACCGAAGAAGTCAAAAGTCAGATCGGGTTTAAGGCGTGCGACGTTGGTTTTGAGGGTCGCTGCCACGACTTCGCTAATAAGCGCTTGTAAAATCTCACTCGCCTGCTGCTGCTCCATCTCAGCCAATGCGTGATGCAGTTGCTCAACCAGTGAGTTATCGCCAGCACTGGCGGCGCCGCTTGCAGCAATCAACTCGAGATAACAAGGAGAGTTATTCGCCATCGCTTCATAGGCTGCCCACTTGTCAAAGCTCAGCAGTTCGCTGATAGCAACCTGTGGCAACTCTTTAGCCAGCGCCCGTGCAATGCCCTGTAGGGCAAGCGGGGGACTGATCATGCTGATGCCGATACGTATCAGGTGTTGGCTGGTGCGCTCGTCGATATTGAGCATGCCGGTACCGGCAATGCCACCGAGATGAACGCTCAACGCTTTCAGGCCTTGGCTATGGCGTAGCTTGGCCAACCCATCGAGAAAGCCATTGGCCGCGCAATAATTGGCTTGCCGACTGTTGCCGATAAGGTTGGCGATTGATGAAAACAGGACGAATTGCTCAAGTTCGATTCCTGCCTCAGTCGTCGCTTGGTGCAGTGCCCAAGCGCCGCCAGCTTTTGGCTGCATGACGCTGTGGATAACTTGCGGCTGCATCTGCTCGATCGATTCATCGGCCAGCACGCCTGCTGCGTGGTAAATACCGCGCAGTGGCTGTTGCTGACTGTTGATTGCACTGATCAGTGCTTTAACTTTGCCTGGGTCGGCGATATCCAGCGCATGGGCGCTGACTTGTGCGCCAAGAGCCTGCAAGCTTTCCAGCAGTTGTTTGGCGCCTGGGGAGTCACCACCGCTACGTCCAGCCAATGCAATATGCCCTGCCCCATTGTGTGCGAGCCAGTGCGCTACCTTGCTGCCAAAACCGCCAAAACCGCCAGTGACCAGATAAGTGCCGTTGGATTTCAACGCTGGCTGATCAGAAACCGCCGCATCGAATGTTTGTGCGTCTGTGGCCACAGCCAAGACCGACCAGTCTGCGGGCAGGTTGTGGATATCTTTTGTCTGCAACAGATCGCTAAAAACCAGGTCGCTATCAATGTCTTTGCTGTGTTCCTCGGCAATGGCTTGGCGCAATGCCGCACGATAGCCAGTATCGGCATGTAGCGCGCCAAGGTCATTGGACATGCGTAGCAGGCGGCCGCAGTGCGCCGGTAACGCAAATGGTGAGACATCGTGGTCAAGGTCAATCAGGAGGCCACCGCTGGCTAGGCAGAAGAACCCGATCTCATGACTCCAACTGGCCAAGGGAACCGCAAGTAAGTCATACCCTTGGCCGTCACGCGGTTGCGGCAAGTTGGCGAAATCTCTCGTCACCCGTGACACCTCAACGCCGGCGTTGATTAAACGCTGACTGAGTGCATCGCCGAGCGCGCCTTCAACCACCAGAGCGGTTTGTCCTGGACA
Proteins encoded:
- a CDS encoding aminotransferase class I/II-fold pyridoxal phosphate-dependent enzyme; translation: MNNNVNTNIESLLAKVRSGIRINASEPVVDQDVHAPDASKYPEYALVEGIKSLYSDNNAISNPYFLARSGEVSSNLQIAGSDYVTFSNYNYLGLSHDPRVKAAAHDAIDQYGCHAGAARMVGGEIELHTQLEHELAEFTGFEAVSVGVGGYSANVSVIGYLLDKQDLIIHDEYMHNSAIMGSVMSGARRIAFAHNDMAALDRLLSENRKHYRRALILVEGAYSMDGDLVDLPGVVALKKKHGAWLMIDEAHSIGTVGKTGRGVCEHFAMDTAEVDLIIGTLSKSFASCGGFVAGKKQLIELLHYFCPGLLLYSTGISPANTAAALAAVSLARAEPERVKRLQYNAQRFKEMAEERGLDCRSSLAGVPIVPLMIKDERALELMSKLLNNGIIAHAVMHPVVPREAARLRCFISHDHDETMFAHTLDLLVEDACTAPNNR
- a CDS encoding outer membrane lipoprotein-sorting protein — its product is MNNRLLQTLLALSLSLAASSQALGQTEASPDAFERGTEIANKIHDNDSGFVDYKAAGYMTTKRAGGAAAERSFQMYTLESADAGDKRLVVFQTPRDLAGFVSLTYNNPDAPDDQWIFLPALNRVKRLASRDKTGSFGGSEFSYEDIATWELNSYTYKFLQDEPCGEPKTTCHTIANIPKYQYSGYSKLVETIDPRIWKPQNVVYFDKAGRELKRLDFYDYQQYQGKYWRPGRIVMTNLRDNSVSEIKWVDYTFKTGLKESDMSERRMAFWSR